A window of the Henckelia pumila isolate YLH828 chromosome 3, ASM3356847v2, whole genome shotgun sequence genome harbors these coding sequences:
- the LOC140886481 gene encoding cyclin-dependent kinase C-1-like, with product MAAATNNLLNVEDSPSWGSRSVECFEKLEQIGEGTYGQVYMAKEKDTGEIVALKKIRMDNEKEGFPITAIREIKILKKLEHENVIKLKEIVTSPGREAVGQGNSDGNKYKGSIYMVFEYMDHDLTGLADRPGLRFSIEQIKCYMKQLLTGLHYCHVNQVLHRDIKGSNLLIDNQGNLKLADFGLARSFSNDHNANLTNRVITLWYRPPELLLGATKYGPSVDMWSVGCIFAELLYGKPILPGKNEPEQLNKIFELCGTPDEGNWPGVSKIPWYNKFKPARQMKRRTRELFRHFDRHALELLENMLVLDPAKRISAKDALDAEYFWTDPLPCDPKSLPKYDSSHEFQTKKKRQQQRQNEETAKRQKLQHPQQHTRLPPIQQTGPHAQHWAGPGHPMNNSQPPLPAVPSHNQYGKSRGPPGGPNRYPQSGVTGSYYQDRGGQSGAHNSGPYPTQGRGAPYAGNSAPPNGPQGASGGYGAPSNYPQSGQYGVSGGRGPNPMGANRNQPYGWQQ from the exons ATGGCGGCGGCGACAAATAATCTGCTTAATGTGGAGGATTCGCCGTCGTGGGGTTCTCGAAGTGTGGAATGTTTCGAGAAACTTGAGCAGATTGGGGAAGGAACCTACGG ACAAGTGTACATGGCTAAAGAGAAGGATACTGGAGAAATTGTTGCTTTAAAAAAGATACGCATGGATAATGAAAAAGAAGGG TTTCCTATTACTGCCATCCGAGAGATCAAAATTCTAAAGAAGTTAGAGCATGAAAATGTTATTAAATTGAAAGAGATAGTGACATCTCCAG GTCGTGAAGCGGTTGGGCAAGGAAATTCTG ATGGTAATAAGTATAAAGGTAGCATTTACATGGTTTTTGAGTACATGGACCATGACTTGACTGGCCTTGCTGATCGTCCTGGGTTGAGATTTTCAATTGAGCAAATAAAA TGTTATATGAAGCAACTGCTCACTGGTCTTCATTACTGTCACGTAAATCAAGTGCTTCACAGGGACATCAAAG GCTCCAATCTTCTCATTGACAACCAGGGAAATTTGAAGCTTGCAGATTTTGGACTAGCACGTTCATTTTCCAATGACCACAATGCTAATCTGACAAATCGAGTTATTACTTTATGGTACAG ACCTCCAGAGTTGCTTCTTGGAGCCACGAAATATGGTCCTTCTGTTGACATGTGGTCTGTTGGTTGTATCTTTGCTGAGCTTTTGTATGGAAAACCAATTCTACCTGGCAAAAATGAG CCTGAGCAATTGAATAAGATATTTGAGCTTTGTGGAACCCCTGATGAGGGTAATTGGCCTGGTGTTTCCAAGATCCCCTGGTATAACAAATTCAAGCCTGCACGTCAAATGAAAAGGCGAACTCGAGAGCTTTTTAGACA TTTTGACCGTCATGCACTGGAGTTGTTGGAGAATATGCTGGTTTTAGATCCGGCTAAG AGAATATCAGCGAAGGATGCTCTAGATGCTGAATATTTTTGGACCGACCCCTTACCTTGCGATCCAAAAAG CTTGCCAAAATATGATTCCTCGCATGAATTCCAGACAAAGAAAAAAAGGCAGCAGCAGCGACAAAATGAAGAAACTGCGAAAAGACAGAAGTTACAGCATCCACAACAGCACACTCGCCTGCCTCCCATCCAACAGACGGGACCTCATGCTCAACACTGGGCTGGACCTGGTCATCCAATGAACAATTCtcagcctcctctgcctgccGTTCCTAGTCATAATCAGTATGGAAAATCTCGTGGTCCACCTGGTGGACCTAATAGATACCCCCAAAGTGGGGTCACTGGTTCGTATTACCAAGATCGTGGAGGTCAGAGTGGAGCACATAATAGTGGGCCATATCCCACGCAGGGACGAGGGGCCCCATATGCTGGAAATAGTGCTCCGCCTAATGGCCCTCAAGGAGCTTCAGGCGGATACGGAGCTCCCTCTAATTATCCACAGAGTGGTCAATATGGAGTTTCGGGTGGCAGAGGCCCAAATCCGATGGGGGCAAACAGAAACCAACCGTACGGCTGGCAGCAGTAA
- the LOC140892038 gene encoding ras-related protein RABH1e produces the protein MAVVSPLAKYKLVFLGDQSVGKTSIITRFMYDKFDTTYQATIGIDFLSKTMYLEDRTVRLQLWDTAGQERFRSLIPSYIRDSSVAVIVYDVANRQSFLNTSKWIEEVRTERGSDVIIVLVGNKTDLVDKRQVSIEEGDGKAREVGIMFIETSAKAGFNIKPLFRKIAAALPGMETLSSTKQEDMVDVNLKPTTNTSHAEQQQGGGCAC, from the exons ATGGCGGTGGTGTCACCATTAGCCAAGTATAAGCTCGTGTTTCTGGGCGATCAATCCGTCGGCAAAACCAGCATCATCACCCGCTTCATGTACGACAAATTCGACACCACTTATCAG GCTACTATTGGCATAGACTTCTTGTCCAAAACCATGTACCTTGAAGATCGAACGGTTCGATTGCAGCTCTG GGATACTGCTGGTCAAGAGAGATTCAGGAGTCTGATTCCAAGCTACATCAGAGATTCTTCAGTAGCAGTGATTGTCTACGACGTAGCTA ACCGACAGTCATTTCTGAATACATCCAAGTGGATTGAGGAAGTGCGAACAGAACGTGGTAGTGATGTTATTATTGTTCTCGTAGGGAATAAAACTGATCTTGTTGACAAAAG GCAAGTGTCAATTGAAGAAGGAGATGGAAAGGCTCGTGAAGTTGGCATCATGTTTATAGAAACTAGTGCTAAAGCTGGTTTTAACATAAAG CCTCTGTTCAGGAAAATAGCCGCAGCATTGCCGGGAATGGAAACTCTTTCCTCAACAAAACAGGAAGACATGGTTGATGTGAATTTGAAGCCCACCACTAACACATCACATGCAGAACAACAGCAAGGAGGAGGCTGTGCATGCTAG
- the LOC140890439 gene encoding UDP-N-acetylglucosamine transporter ROCK1 isoform X2 has protein sequence MAVKKIDSAQAGAKVWLFSLLLTLQYGAQPLISKNFTSRQVIVTSSVLACEVVKVLCALILLAKDGTLRKLCKEWTLLGSLTASGLPAAIYALQNSLLQISYRNLDSLTFSMLNQTKMFFTALFTYIILRQKQSIQQIGALFLLIIAAVLLSIGEGSSKAARSSNPDEILFYGIVPVLVASVLSGLASALCQWASQCIQVSRWISYETTWILLWLDSIDNDTCCTQCCWWNSSRSCDNLCWRCSKGYDFKATSYKHKSRISRVYQGFVIVSALLVTALLQFVFDGKPPSPYCIVALPLVVTSISVYQKYPYHVKKKAS, from the exons ATGGCGGTCAAGAAGATCGATTCTGCGCAGGCTGGCGCCAAGGTCTGGCTTTTTTCTCTCTTACTGACGCTTCAGTATGGAGCTCAACCTCTTATCTCGAAAAATTTTACCag CCGACAAGTTATCGTGACTTCATCTGTTTTGGCATGTGAGGTGGTAAAG GTGCTTTGTGCTTTGATTCTCTTAGCAAAAGATGGTACTTTGAGAAAGTTATGCAAGGAGTGGACTTTGCTTGGCTCTCTCACGGCATCAGGACTGCCAGCAGCCATCTATGCCCTGCAAAATAGCTTGTTGCAAATTTCTTACAGAAATCTTGACTCGCTCACATTTTCAATGCTGAACCAGACAAAAATGTTTTTCACGGCATTGTTTACTTATATCATTCTTAG GCAAAAGCAGTCGATTCAACAGATTGGGGCCCTGTTCTTGTTGATCATTGCTGCAGTCCTTCTAAGTATTGGTGAGGGCTCAAGTAAAGCAGCTAGATCTAGTAATCCTGATGAGATCCTAttttatggaattgttccagtGCTGGTGGCTTCTGTACTTTCTGGTCTGGCCTCTGCATTGTGTCAATGGGCATCGCAA TGCATACAAGTCTCCAGATGGATTAGCTATGAGACAACATGGATTCTTTTATGGCTGGACTCCATTGACAATG ATACCTGTTGTACTCAATGCTGTTGGTGGAATTCTAGTAGGTCTTGTGACAACTTATGCTGGCGGTGTTCGAAAG GTTACGACTTCAAAGCAACTTCTTATAAACACAAGTCTCGGATATCCAGAGTATAT cagggATTTGTCATAGTTTCTGCGCTTCTTGTCACAGCTCTGCTACAATTCGTCTTTGATGGGAAACCACCTTCTCCATACTGCATTGTGGCGCTACCGCTAGTAGTCACTAGTATATCAGTATACCAAAAATACCCGTATCATGTTAAGAAGAAGGCTTCCTAG
- the LOC140890439 gene encoding UDP-N-acetylglucosamine transporter ROCK1 isoform X1 — translation MAVKKIDSAQAGAKVWLFSLLLTLQYGAQPLISKNFTSRQVIVTSSVLACEVVKVLCALILLAKDGTLRKLCKEWTLLGSLTASGLPAAIYALQNSLLQISYRNLDSLTFSMLNQTKMFFTALFTYIILRQKQSIQQIGALFLLIIAAVLLSIGEGSSKAARSSNPDEILFYGIVPVLVASVLSGLASALCQWASQVKKHTSYLMTVEMSIIGSLCLLASAYKSPDGLAMRQHGFFYGWTPLTMIPVVLNAVGGILVGLVTTYAGGVRKGFVIVSALLVTALLQFVFDGKPPSPYCIVALPLVVTSISVYQKYPYHVKKKAS, via the exons ATGGCGGTCAAGAAGATCGATTCTGCGCAGGCTGGCGCCAAGGTCTGGCTTTTTTCTCTCTTACTGACGCTTCAGTATGGAGCTCAACCTCTTATCTCGAAAAATTTTACCag CCGACAAGTTATCGTGACTTCATCTGTTTTGGCATGTGAGGTGGTAAAG GTGCTTTGTGCTTTGATTCTCTTAGCAAAAGATGGTACTTTGAGAAAGTTATGCAAGGAGTGGACTTTGCTTGGCTCTCTCACGGCATCAGGACTGCCAGCAGCCATCTATGCCCTGCAAAATAGCTTGTTGCAAATTTCTTACAGAAATCTTGACTCGCTCACATTTTCAATGCTGAACCAGACAAAAATGTTTTTCACGGCATTGTTTACTTATATCATTCTTAG GCAAAAGCAGTCGATTCAACAGATTGGGGCCCTGTTCTTGTTGATCATTGCTGCAGTCCTTCTAAGTATTGGTGAGGGCTCAAGTAAAGCAGCTAGATCTAGTAATCCTGATGAGATCCTAttttatggaattgttccagtGCTGGTGGCTTCTGTACTTTCTGGTCTGGCCTCTGCATTGTGTCAATGGGCATCGCAA GTTAAGAAACACACCTCTTATTTGATGACGGTGGAGATGTCCATAATTGGGAGCCTTTGCTTACTGGCCAGTGCATACAAGTCTCCAGATGGATTAGCTATGAGACAACATGGATTCTTTTATGGCTGGACTCCATTGACAATG ATACCTGTTGTACTCAATGCTGTTGGTGGAATTCTAGTAGGTCTTGTGACAACTTATGCTGGCGGTGTTCGAAAG ggATTTGTCATAGTTTCTGCGCTTCTTGTCACAGCTCTGCTACAATTCGTCTTTGATGGGAAACCACCTTCTCCATACTGCATTGTGGCGCTACCGCTAGTAGTCACTAGTATATCAGTATACCAAAAATACCCGTATCATGTTAAGAAGAAGGCTTCCTAG
- the LOC140890439 gene encoding UDP-N-acetylglucosamine transporter ROCK1 isoform X5 gives MAVKKIDSAQAGAKVWLFSLLLTLQYGAQPLISKNFTSRQVIVTSSVLACEVVKVLCALILLAKDGTLRKLCKEWTLLGSLTASGLPAAIYALQNSLLQISYRNLDSLTFSMLNQTKMFFTALFTYIILRQKQSIQQIGALFLLIIAAVLLSIGEGSSKAARSSNPDEILFYGIVPVLVASVLSGLASALCQWASQCIQVSRWISYETTWILLWLDSIDNDTCCTQCCWWNSSRSCDNLCWRCSKGICHSFCASCHSSATIRL, from the exons ATGGCGGTCAAGAAGATCGATTCTGCGCAGGCTGGCGCCAAGGTCTGGCTTTTTTCTCTCTTACTGACGCTTCAGTATGGAGCTCAACCTCTTATCTCGAAAAATTTTACCag CCGACAAGTTATCGTGACTTCATCTGTTTTGGCATGTGAGGTGGTAAAG GTGCTTTGTGCTTTGATTCTCTTAGCAAAAGATGGTACTTTGAGAAAGTTATGCAAGGAGTGGACTTTGCTTGGCTCTCTCACGGCATCAGGACTGCCAGCAGCCATCTATGCCCTGCAAAATAGCTTGTTGCAAATTTCTTACAGAAATCTTGACTCGCTCACATTTTCAATGCTGAACCAGACAAAAATGTTTTTCACGGCATTGTTTACTTATATCATTCTTAG GCAAAAGCAGTCGATTCAACAGATTGGGGCCCTGTTCTTGTTGATCATTGCTGCAGTCCTTCTAAGTATTGGTGAGGGCTCAAGTAAAGCAGCTAGATCTAGTAATCCTGATGAGATCCTAttttatggaattgttccagtGCTGGTGGCTTCTGTACTTTCTGGTCTGGCCTCTGCATTGTGTCAATGGGCATCGCAA TGCATACAAGTCTCCAGATGGATTAGCTATGAGACAACATGGATTCTTTTATGGCTGGACTCCATTGACAATG ATACCTGTTGTACTCAATGCTGTTGGTGGAATTCTAGTAGGTCTTGTGACAACTTATGCTGGCGGTGTTCGAAAG ggATTTGTCATAGTTTCTGCGCTTCTTGTCACAGCTCTGCTACAATTCGTCTTTGA
- the LOC140890439 gene encoding UDP-N-acetylglucosamine transporter ROCK1 isoform X3 — translation MAVKKIDSAQAGAKVWLFSLLLTLQYGAQPLISKNFTSRQVIVTSSVLACEVVKVLCALILLAKDGTLRKLCKEWTLLGSLTASGLPAAIYALQNSLLQISYRNLDSLTFSMLNQTKMFFTALFTYIILRQKQSIQQIGALFLLIIAAVLLSIGEGSSKAARSSNPDEILFYGIVPVLVASVLSGLASALCQWASQVKKHTSYLMTVEMSIIGSLCLLASAYKSPDGLAMRQHGFFYGWTPLTMIPVVLNAVGGILVGLVTTYAGGVRKVTTSKQLLINTSLGYPEYIRDLS, via the exons ATGGCGGTCAAGAAGATCGATTCTGCGCAGGCTGGCGCCAAGGTCTGGCTTTTTTCTCTCTTACTGACGCTTCAGTATGGAGCTCAACCTCTTATCTCGAAAAATTTTACCag CCGACAAGTTATCGTGACTTCATCTGTTTTGGCATGTGAGGTGGTAAAG GTGCTTTGTGCTTTGATTCTCTTAGCAAAAGATGGTACTTTGAGAAAGTTATGCAAGGAGTGGACTTTGCTTGGCTCTCTCACGGCATCAGGACTGCCAGCAGCCATCTATGCCCTGCAAAATAGCTTGTTGCAAATTTCTTACAGAAATCTTGACTCGCTCACATTTTCAATGCTGAACCAGACAAAAATGTTTTTCACGGCATTGTTTACTTATATCATTCTTAG GCAAAAGCAGTCGATTCAACAGATTGGGGCCCTGTTCTTGTTGATCATTGCTGCAGTCCTTCTAAGTATTGGTGAGGGCTCAAGTAAAGCAGCTAGATCTAGTAATCCTGATGAGATCCTAttttatggaattgttccagtGCTGGTGGCTTCTGTACTTTCTGGTCTGGCCTCTGCATTGTGTCAATGGGCATCGCAA GTTAAGAAACACACCTCTTATTTGATGACGGTGGAGATGTCCATAATTGGGAGCCTTTGCTTACTGGCCAGTGCATACAAGTCTCCAGATGGATTAGCTATGAGACAACATGGATTCTTTTATGGCTGGACTCCATTGACAATG ATACCTGTTGTACTCAATGCTGTTGGTGGAATTCTAGTAGGTCTTGTGACAACTTATGCTGGCGGTGTTCGAAAG GTTACGACTTCAAAGCAACTTCTTATAAACACAAGTCTCGGATATCCAGAGTATAT cagggATTTGTCATAG
- the LOC140890439 gene encoding UDP-N-acetylglucosamine transporter ROCK1 isoform X4 has protein sequence MAVKKIDSAQAGAKVWLFSLLLTLQYGAQPLISKNFTSRQVIVTSSVLACEVVKVLCALILLAKDGTLRKLCKEWTLLGSLTASGLPAAIYALQNSLLQISYRNLDSLTFSMLNQTKMFFTALFTYIILRQKQSIQQIGALFLLIIAAVLLSIGEGSSKAARSSNPDEILFYGIVPVLVASVLSGLASALCQWASQVKKHTSYLMTVEMSIIGSLCLLASAYKSPDGLAMRQHGFFYGWTPLTMIPVVLNAVGGILVGLVTTYAGGVRKGSSTFDYNDCIDLLGD, from the exons ATGGCGGTCAAGAAGATCGATTCTGCGCAGGCTGGCGCCAAGGTCTGGCTTTTTTCTCTCTTACTGACGCTTCAGTATGGAGCTCAACCTCTTATCTCGAAAAATTTTACCag CCGACAAGTTATCGTGACTTCATCTGTTTTGGCATGTGAGGTGGTAAAG GTGCTTTGTGCTTTGATTCTCTTAGCAAAAGATGGTACTTTGAGAAAGTTATGCAAGGAGTGGACTTTGCTTGGCTCTCTCACGGCATCAGGACTGCCAGCAGCCATCTATGCCCTGCAAAATAGCTTGTTGCAAATTTCTTACAGAAATCTTGACTCGCTCACATTTTCAATGCTGAACCAGACAAAAATGTTTTTCACGGCATTGTTTACTTATATCATTCTTAG GCAAAAGCAGTCGATTCAACAGATTGGGGCCCTGTTCTTGTTGATCATTGCTGCAGTCCTTCTAAGTATTGGTGAGGGCTCAAGTAAAGCAGCTAGATCTAGTAATCCTGATGAGATCCTAttttatggaattgttccagtGCTGGTGGCTTCTGTACTTTCTGGTCTGGCCTCTGCATTGTGTCAATGGGCATCGCAA GTTAAGAAACACACCTCTTATTTGATGACGGTGGAGATGTCCATAATTGGGAGCCTTTGCTTACTGGCCAGTGCATACAAGTCTCCAGATGGATTAGCTATGAGACAACATGGATTCTTTTATGGCTGGACTCCATTGACAATG ATACCTGTTGTACTCAATGCTGTTGGTGGAATTCTAGTAGGTCTTGTGACAACTTATGCTGGCGGTGTTCGAAAG GGCTCCTCAACTTTTGACTACAATGACTGCATTGATTTACTGGGAGATTGA
- the LOC140891169 gene encoding uncharacterized protein, with protein MGREQQQEDDDIIVKKQSKSLKTKAAHFVSDLTTVLLNPISDRPSKARPPPHDDADDSEHSQSELEGSVESVDAPDTSSFTAFLYSLLASSESQDAPTSSEKSASQDDELKTQSEPITRENVKKRSIFSKGKQSLGRAFNQAAKFGGFQNQAPKTSSVGNGNSSNVSVDEGIAMQTLKESQCSEMLPGTSEPSVLLSEKTRSVLYAALPVIVQGRKWMLLYSTWRHGISLSTLYRRSMLWPGLSLLVVGDRNGAVFGGLVEAPLRPINKRKYQGTNDSFVFTDTSGQPLIFRPTGINRYFTLCNSEYLALGGGSHFALYLDGDLLNGSSSSSETYGNPCLSHSQDFEVKEIELWGFVYASKYEELIASSRTESQGICHW; from the exons ATGGGGAGGGAGCAGCAGCAAGAAGATGATGATATTATCGTGAAGAAGCAGTCCAAATCTTTGAAGACCAAAGCAGCGCATTTTGTATCTGATCTTACCACTGTTTTACTCAACCCCATTTCTGATAGACCCTCCAAGGCTCGCCCGCCTCCTCAT GATGATGCGGATGATAGTGAACATAGCCAGTCAGAATTGGAGGGTTCCGTGGAATCTGTCGATGCTCCTGATACATCATCATTTACCGCATTCTTGTATTCTCTATTAGCCTCCTCTGAATCTCAGGATGCACCTACCTCAAGTGAAAAAAGTGCTTCTCAAGACGATGAACTGAAGACACAATCGGAACCAATAACGAGAGAAAATGTCAAAAAGAGAAGTATTTTCTCGAAGGGTAAACAATCCCTGGGCAGAGCATTCAATCAAGCTGCTAAATTTGGTGGTTTTCAAAATCAAGCCCCCAAAACCAGTTCTGTTGGTAATGGGAATAGCTCTAATGTTTCTGTAGATGAGGGGATCGCCATGCAAACGTTAAAGGAATCTCAATGTTCAGAAATGCTCCCTGGAACTTCTGAACCATCAGTGCTTCTCTCTGAGAAGACACGAAGCGTCCTTTATGCTGCACTACCTGTAATTGTTCAGGGGCGGAAATGGATGTTATTGTACAG TACGTGGAGGCATGGCATCTCTCTTTCGACACTATACAGGAGAAGTATGCTTTGGCCTGGCCTCAGCCTGCTG GTTGTTGGGGACCGAAATGGAGCGGTGTTTGGTGGCTTGGTTGAGGCACCTTTGAGACCAATAAATAAGCGAAAGTATCAG GGAACAAATGATTCATTTGTTTTCACTGATACCTCTGGGCAACCTCTCATATTTCGTCCAACAG GAATAAATCGGTATTTTACATTGTGCAATTCGGAGTATCTGGCCTTGGGCGGGGGCAGTCATTTTGCACTCTATTTGGATGGAGATCT ATTGAATGGGTCAAGTTCGTCTTCAGAAACATATGGTAACCCGTGCTTATCACATTCCCAAGATTTCGAAGTGAAGGAAATTGAG CTATGGGGCTTTGTGTATGCTTCCAAGTACGAAGAGTTGATAGCATCATCTCGAACAGAGTCCCAAGGAATTTGCCACTGGTAA
- the LOC140892748 gene encoding uncharacterized protein: MERRKPHTSTSDLLTWSDTTAAAAESSASRSLRPSQPSDGITKVLFGGQITEEEAEILNRRKPSSGYKMKEMTGSKIFATDGENGDSEPGRFDGNFNGRTSVRIVQQAANGISQISFGTEERVSPKKPTSVPEVAKQRELSGTLENESESKLKKLLSDAKCKELSGNDIFGPTPEIPPRSLASARNVEPKHIKDMDEPAPRSLRTSVKVSNPAGGQSNILFGEEPEVRAPKKLHDQKFAELTGTDIFRGDVPPGSAEKPLSEAKLKEMSGSNIFEDGKVKSRDYFGGVRKPPGGESSIALL; the protein is encoded by the exons ATGGAGAGAAGAAAGCCTCACACTTCCACCTCAGATCTGCTCACCTGGTCGGACACTACGGCCGCCGCCGCCGAGTCTTCTGCTTCCCGCTCCCTACGTCCTAGCCAG CCGTCGGATGGAATTACAAAGGTGTTGTTTGGAGGTCAGATCACTGAAGAGGAAGCCGAAATTCTTAATCGGAG GAAGCCTAGTTCAGGCTATAAAATGAAGGAGATGACTGGAAGCAAAATATTTGCTACTGACGGAGAAAATGGTGATTCAGAACCTGGTAGATTTGATGGTAATTTTAATGGTCGAACTTCTGTCCGAATTGTGCAG CAAGCTGCCAATGGAATAAGCCAGATATCATTTGGCACCGAAGAAAGAGTTTCTCCTAAGAAACCAACTTCTGTCCCAGAGGTTGCGAAACAGCGTGAATTGAGTGGAACACTGGAAAATGAGTCGGAAAGCAAACTCAAGAAGCTTCTGTCTGATGCTAAATGTAAGGAGCTTAGTGGGAATGACATATTTGGCCCTACTCCCGAAATTCCTCCTCGATCTTTGGCATCTGCACGAAATGTGGAACCAAAACATATCAAAGATATGGACGAGCCCGCTCCACGAAGTTTACGCACTTCTGTCAAAGTTTCTAAT CCTGCTGGAGGTCAAAGCAACATCTTGTTTGGTGAGGAACCTGAGGTGAGGGCAccaaagaaactccatgaccaGAAGTTTGCCGAGTTGACAGGTACTGACATATTCAGAGGAGATGTTCCTCCAGGATCTGCTGAGAAGCCATTGAGTGAGGCCAAGTTGAAAGAAATGAGCGGCAGCAACATATTTGAAGATGGCAAGGTTAAGTCGAGGGATTACTTCGGTGGTGTCCGCAAGCCCCCTGGTGGAGAGAGCAGCATTGCGTTGCTTTAG